The stretch of DNA TGACGCAGATTGCGCCAACTGAAGACCGAAGCGGTGGGCAAGCGATGATGGCACGTGTTCGTGAGGCACTTAGTGGGCGCCCTGAAATTTTAATTTTAGACGAACCCTCATCAAATTTGGATGAACCTCACCAAGCTTGGCTGATTAAAAAATTGCGTCAGTATCACGGGTTACTATTATTGATCTCACATGATCGTCAACTATTGAACGCAGTCACAACACAGACTTGGGCAGTGAGTCATCAAGTCTTTACAGCATATGCTGGCAATTATGCGGCATACATGGCGCAAAAGGCACAAACGATCGCCACGCAGCAGGCGGCTTATACACGCCAAAATCGGCACGAACATGATTTGAAATTGGCGATGCAAGCGCGCAAAGAAAAAGCTCAGCGTATTCGGAAAGGCAACCGGCGCATGACGGCTAGTGAACGGTCAAATTCTAAGTCGCTTCGTGAGGCCACCGCTGCTAAGATGGATCGGACAGCGAAGAATTTGATGACGCGGGCCGCTCGTGAAGCGACCGTTACTAAACCTTTTACCCAAGTTGGGTTTAAACTAGTTGCGACCGATTTTCCAGCTTTTACTGGGAAAACAGTTGTCTCAGCTAGTGATTTAACGCTACATGAATATGATGAAACGCTACTCAAACAAACCAGCTTTCAAATTAAGCCTGGTGACCGTGTCGCTTTAACGGGTCCAAACGGTTGTGGTAAAACCACTTTATTGACTGCTATCTTGACCGGTCATCCCGGGTTATCAGTCTCACCATCGGCTAAAATTGGGGTCTTCAAGCAGGACATGACTGCGTTAGAGGGTCACCTGACTGTTTGGCAGACTGTGCGTGCGGCTAGTCAATTGCCGGACCAAACGATCCGTAATATTATGGGTGCGCTAGGCTTGCCGGCAAGATTTTACGAGCAAGCTGTCGCAGGATTAAGCGGTGGTGAATTGGTTAAGTTACAGTTGGTTTGTATCTTAGTGGGCGCCTATAATGTTTTGATGCTAGATGAGCCCACGAATTACTTGGACGTGGATGCCTTAGATGCGTTGGCGGACTATTTACAAAACTATCCGGGCACGATTATCTTTGTTTCCCATGATGTGGTTTTTCGGCAACAAGTGACGACACGAACTTTAGCTTTTAAACAACAACACTTAGTTGATCCTGATCAAGTGGCAGTGAAGGCTAGCGCCCCATCTGATTTACCCTTACTACAATTTAAGTATGACCAATTGATGGCTGACCCCGAAGCATCTACGGCTGATATTCAAAAGTTGCGTGACCAAATTGAGGCGGCAAAAAAATAAAAGTGTTCAAAATTGGATTAGGACGACTTGGCTGATTTTGGATAATAAAATAGATTGATAACTACTCAAAAGTTGAGTGGCTATCAATCTATTTTTGTCAGACCCGTATTAAGGCGAGCGCTGCCCCGCTTAATGCCAAGGAATGACGAAGATTCCGAGTTGCATGAGAATTAGCCCAATGATGAAAATGGCCCAATCCTGCCAACGTAAGACACAGTGACGGTAGTGTGTGCGGGGAGCATCTTCAACAAAGCCATGCGAGATCATTGCCTGTGCTAAATTCTGTGACCAATTAATGGAAACTAAAACGGCTTTGAAATACAGTTTGGGCGACCAGAAAGAAAGTTGCTGCCCGCGCATCAAGCCAGCTGCGCGAATGATTTGTACCTCATGTTGAATCTTAGGTACCAAATTGTAGGCAGCTAAGACACCATAAGCGAACTTGGCAGGTAAATGCCAGTTTTGTTCCAGGGAGTCGGCCAGTTGCAAAATATTGGTCGTTAACGTAAAAGTGGCACCCGTAAACACAAAAGCATAGATTCGTGTAAATAAGACCCAAGCCATGAGTGTTTTATCGCCGCTACCATTAATGTATTGGGTACTCCAAAGACCAATAGCGGGTAAGAGGGGCACAATTAACAGCCAGCCAATC from Lactiplantibacillus brownii encodes:
- a CDS encoding energy-coupling factor transporter transmembrane component T family protein, encoding MNPSIKLLLLFVIALEISFSLVISLNVALVGLAIIYLLAHRIKLRTIGWLLIVPLLPAIGLWSTQYINGSGDKTLMAWVLFTRIYAFVFTGATFTLTTNILQLADSLEQNWHLPAKFAYGVLAAYNLVPKIQHEVQIIRAAGLMRGQQLSFWSPKLYFKAVLVSINWSQNLAQAMISHGFVEDAPRTHYRHCVLRWQDWAIFIIGLILMQLGIFVIPWH
- a CDS encoding ATP-binding cassette domain-containing protein, which produces MTEIKLSNIEKLINGRLLFTIPQLLATGRDHIGIVGRNGAGKSTLAHLLTGADQDYTGQRLVDAPVTYVTQIAPTEDRSGGQAMMARVREALSGRPEILILDEPSSNLDEPHQAWLIKKLRQYHGLLLLISHDRQLLNAVTTQTWAVSHQVFTAYAGNYAAYMAQKAQTIATQQAAYTRQNRHEHDLKLAMQARKEKAQRIRKGNRRMTASERSNSKSLREATAAKMDRTAKNLMTRAAREATVTKPFTQVGFKLVATDFPAFTGKTVVSASDLTLHEYDETLLKQTSFQIKPGDRVALTGPNGCGKTTLLTAILTGHPGLSVSPSAKIGVFKQDMTALEGHLTVWQTVRAASQLPDQTIRNIMGALGLPARFYEQAVAGLSGGELVKLQLVCILVGAYNVLMLDEPTNYLDVDALDALADYLQNYPGTIIFVSHDVVFRQQVTTRTLAFKQQHLVDPDQVAVKASAPSDLPLLQFKYDQLMADPEASTADIQKLRDQIEAAKK